A genomic window from Streptomyces mirabilis includes:
- a CDS encoding arabinofuranosidase catalytic domain-containing protein, whose translation MGTTRTRRHLLAGRGGVQRLLAAVRRRGRPENVPDQTLARQWERSHHSRLKTFTRAGAATVLVVGALAGATATAETARAATSGPCDLYAAGGTPCVAAHSTTRALYASYNGPLYQVRRASDNTTRNIGVLSVGGYADAAAQDSFCLGTTCLITIIYDQSGRGNNLTQAPGGGAAGGPDNLANATAAPTTVEGHKAYGVFVAPGTGYRNNHTNGIATGDNPEGMYAIFDGTHYNGGCCFDYGNAETDSNDDGNGTMEAIYFGNIKVWGYGSGNGPWIMADLENGLFSGVNQHYNAGDPTINHRYTTAIIKGGPNHWAIRGGNAQSGGLSTFYDGPRPNVPGYNPMRKQGAIILGIGGDNSKGAQGTFYEGVMTSGYPSDATENAVQANITAAGYSNSSGGTSTGALHAVGAGKCLDVPNSSTTAGTQLQVWDCSGAANQTWTRTSSNQLTVYSGSSQMCLDAYNNQTSANTKVVTWPCNGGANQQWQLNSDGTVTGTQSGLCLDVTGADTANGALAELWPCNGQSNQRWSLN comes from the coding sequence ATGGGAACCACACGTACGAGACGCCACCTGCTGGCCGGGCGCGGTGGCGTCCAACGGCTGCTCGCGGCGGTGCGGCGCCGTGGCAGGCCGGAGAATGTGCCGGATCAGACACTTGCCCGCCAATGGGAGCGCTCCCATCACTCCCGGCTGAAAACGTTCACCCGGGCGGGGGCCGCGACCGTGCTCGTCGTCGGCGCGCTGGCCGGTGCCACAGCCACGGCCGAGACGGCCCGGGCCGCCACGTCCGGGCCGTGTGATCTCTATGCGGCAGGCGGTACGCCCTGTGTGGCGGCGCACAGTACGACGCGAGCGTTGTACGCCTCCTACAACGGGCCGCTTTACCAGGTCCGGCGTGCCTCGGACAACACCACCCGGAACATCGGCGTCCTGAGCGTGGGCGGTTACGCCGACGCAGCCGCCCAGGACTCGTTCTGCTTGGGGACGACCTGCCTGATCACGATCATCTACGACCAGTCAGGCCGCGGCAACAACCTCACCCAGGCGCCGGGCGGCGGTGCCGCGGGCGGCCCCGACAACCTCGCCAACGCGACCGCCGCGCCCACCACGGTGGAGGGTCACAAGGCCTACGGCGTCTTCGTGGCGCCCGGTACGGGTTACCGCAACAACCACACCAACGGCATCGCCACCGGGGACAACCCCGAGGGCATGTACGCGATCTTCGACGGCACGCACTACAACGGCGGCTGCTGCTTCGACTACGGCAATGCCGAGACGGACAGCAACGACGACGGCAACGGCACCATGGAGGCCATCTACTTCGGCAACATCAAGGTCTGGGGCTACGGTTCGGGCAACGGCCCCTGGATTATGGCCGACCTGGAGAACGGCCTGTTCTCCGGGGTCAACCAGCACTACAACGCGGGCGACCCGACCATCAACCACCGGTACACGACCGCCATCATCAAGGGCGGCCCGAACCACTGGGCGATCCGTGGGGGCAACGCGCAGTCCGGCGGCCTGTCCACCTTCTACGACGGACCGCGTCCCAACGTCCCAGGCTACAACCCGATGCGGAAGCAGGGTGCCATCATCCTGGGCATAGGCGGCGACAACAGCAAGGGCGCCCAAGGCACCTTCTACGAGGGCGTGATGACCTCCGGCTACCCGTCGGACGCCACCGAGAACGCGGTCCAGGCCAACATCACCGCGGCCGGATACAGCAACTCCTCCGGCGGGACGAGCACCGGTGCGCTGCACGCGGTGGGCGCGGGCAAGTGCCTGGACGTGCCGAACTCGTCCACCACGGCCGGTACACAGCTGCAGGTCTGGGACTGCAGTGGTGCTGCCAACCAGACCTGGACCCGCACGTCCTCCAACCAGCTGACTGTCTACAGCGGCAGCAGCCAGATGTGCCTGGACGCGTACAACAACCAGACGTCCGCCAACACCAAGGTGGTGACCTGGCCGTGCAACGGCGGTGCCAACCAGCAATGGCAGCTGAACTCGGACGGCACCGTCACCGGCACCCAGTCCGGACTCTGCCTCGACGTCACCGGCGCCGACACGGCCAACGGCGCCCTGGCCGAACTCTGGCCGTGCAACGGCCAATCCAATCAGCGATGGAGTCTCAACTGA
- a CDS encoding LacI family DNA-binding transcriptional regulator: MNIGEIARRAGVSRSTVSYALSGKRPVSSKTRRRIQDVIDELGYRPNATARALKEGRTRTIGLVIPPAGNRLTHMQLDFVASVVDAAARIDLDVLLSPSGGDHDRSFERLASEGRVDGVILMEIRMEDLRVGRLQDAGLPFVGIGHTAGDQQMSWIDVDYAGLVQHCVRHLADLGHRRVALITRSPELVSAGYGPARRARDGFEAAVAERGLDGIEVPCGDDARSGHECVEALLRSHPDLTAVTTINEAALPGIQRALADAGLQVPYDFSITGVAAKAWAEDFRPPLTAADVPALEMGEKAVSLLVERITAPNTPPRHILLTPAISLRSSTAAARTGRQV; this comes from the coding sequence ATGAACATCGGGGAGATCGCTCGGCGCGCCGGCGTGTCACGCAGCACGGTGTCCTACGCGCTCAGCGGCAAACGACCCGTCTCGAGCAAGACCCGGAGACGTATCCAAGACGTGATCGACGAATTGGGATATCGCCCCAACGCGACCGCGCGGGCCCTCAAGGAGGGCCGGACCCGAACGATCGGTCTCGTCATCCCGCCGGCCGGCAACAGGCTCACACACATGCAACTGGACTTCGTTGCCAGCGTGGTCGACGCCGCTGCCCGGATCGACCTGGATGTGCTGCTGTCCCCTTCCGGCGGGGATCATGACCGCTCCTTCGAGCGGTTGGCCTCGGAGGGCCGCGTGGACGGTGTCATCCTGATGGAGATCCGCATGGAGGACCTTCGTGTGGGTCGCCTGCAGGACGCCGGGCTGCCCTTCGTCGGCATCGGGCACACGGCCGGCGACCAGCAGATGTCCTGGATCGACGTCGACTACGCCGGCTTGGTCCAGCACTGCGTGCGACACCTCGCCGATCTGGGGCACCGCCGAGTGGCTCTGATCACTCGTTCCCCGGAACTCGTCTCGGCCGGTTACGGCCCGGCACGCAGGGCCAGAGACGGTTTCGAGGCCGCCGTAGCGGAACGCGGCCTCGATGGCATCGAAGTGCCTTGCGGGGACGACGCCCGCTCAGGTCACGAATGCGTCGAGGCGCTCCTGCGCAGCCATCCGGACCTCACCGCTGTCACCACCATCAACGAGGCCGCCCTGCCCGGCATCCAGCGCGCGCTGGCGGACGCCGGCCTCCAAGTGCCGTACGACTTCTCCATCACCGGAGTGGCGGCCAAGGCCTGGGCCGAGGACTTCCGCCCTCCGCTCACGGCAGCGGACGTACCGGCTCTGGAAATGGGCGAGAAAGCCGTTTCCCTGCTGGTGGAACGCATCACCGCGCCGAACACCCCGCCTCGGCACATCCTGTTGACCCCCGCGATCTCGCTGCGCTCCAGCACAGCCGCCGCACGCACCGGCCGGCAGGTGTGA
- a CDS encoding FadR/GntR family transcriptional regulator, translated as MNDTPAAQPALPTQAPPVAAAAANGADERRDYRPGYEIVAERILEFIAEARLVAGDRLPTENDLAQRLNTSRAVVREAVKILSALGRVRAHKGRGLFVADDEGMLITSRWGGFFRPVDLDHVLMLFEFRRVQEMAASSLAATRATPAELRTIEVAMQQCRHGFVNGQVEVFNEADEDFHMGVAVASHNTFLVSAVRDARRLQRQSSAIGIHDTLGEGTESAVVEHEVIYRAIRDGRPDEAAEATATHLDRTLEDYRREIQRRLFG; from the coding sequence ATGAACGACACGCCCGCGGCCCAGCCGGCCTTGCCGACGCAGGCACCTCCCGTTGCGGCGGCAGCGGCGAACGGCGCGGACGAGCGGCGTGACTACCGGCCCGGCTACGAGATCGTGGCGGAGCGGATCCTCGAGTTCATCGCCGAGGCCCGTCTGGTGGCAGGTGATCGGCTGCCCACGGAGAACGATCTGGCCCAGAGGCTGAACACCAGCAGGGCGGTGGTGCGGGAGGCCGTGAAGATCCTCTCGGCGCTCGGCAGGGTCCGGGCGCACAAGGGGCGCGGGCTGTTCGTCGCGGACGACGAGGGCATGCTCATCACCAGCCGCTGGGGCGGCTTCTTCCGCCCCGTCGACCTCGATCACGTACTCATGCTGTTCGAGTTCCGCAGGGTTCAGGAGATGGCCGCGAGCAGTCTGGCCGCCACCCGTGCCACGCCCGCCGAGCTGCGGACCATCGAGGTGGCCATGCAGCAGTGTCGGCACGGGTTCGTCAACGGTCAGGTCGAAGTGTTCAACGAGGCGGACGAGGACTTCCATATGGGCGTTGCCGTCGCCTCGCACAACACCTTCCTCGTCAGCGCCGTGCGTGACGCGCGCCGACTGCAGCGGCAGTCCAGCGCGATCGGGATCCACGACACGCTCGGTGAAGGAACCGAGTCCGCGGTCGTGGAGCACGAGGTGATCTACCGGGCCATTCGCGACGGCCGGCCCGACGAGGCGGCCGAGGCCACGGCGACACACCTCGACAGGACGCTCGAGGACTACCGGCGGGAGATCCAGCGACGCCTGTTTGGATAG
- a CDS encoding ABC transporter substrate-binding protein, which yields MTVNKPSSGRESASSKRRAALLAGCAATAALALTACGGGGATGTTTKDGFAQAPQKDGALTVWVDATRVEAAKLYQQQHPNVKLDIVTYDGDANGSNYLQTKVQLFNRTGKGWPDVVFSSQNNEASWAVDAGFAAPLTKGLIPSASLGKFASGANDVCTVGGTVYCLRNDLSQAVLWYNAPLLKKFGYSVPTTWEEYQKLGEKMAKEHPGYLVGDAGDSFTPEIYLWASKCGANHITGPKAVSVNTSSEACTKMAKLMDVLIENKSMSISGVFSTDFGKNKADKVLLMPGPAWYGGALFEGTFKTPAKHIAAAPIPQWQGETSPSTGNVGGGTWLLSKHSAHIKVATDFLKWVTTDNAYQGKKAPGFPAYTPAAETWLKGQDASGYFASDLSALKAASSQVWNGWGSGQFSQEAIWAATVKPGLTQGKSVVSMLPAWQDSIVKYAKSNGYKVSQ from the coding sequence ATGACCGTCAACAAGCCTTCGTCCGGCCGGGAGAGTGCGTCCAGCAAGAGGCGTGCGGCGTTGCTGGCCGGCTGCGCGGCCACCGCCGCGCTGGCCCTGACTGCCTGTGGAGGCGGCGGCGCCACGGGTACGACGACCAAGGACGGCTTCGCTCAGGCGCCGCAGAAGGACGGTGCGTTGACCGTCTGGGTGGACGCGACCCGTGTGGAGGCCGCGAAGCTGTACCAGCAGCAGCACCCGAACGTGAAGCTGGACATCGTCACCTACGACGGCGACGCCAACGGTTCGAACTACCTCCAGACCAAGGTCCAGCTGTTCAACCGCACCGGCAAGGGCTGGCCGGACGTCGTGTTCAGCTCCCAGAACAACGAGGCGAGCTGGGCGGTCGACGCGGGCTTCGCCGCTCCGCTCACCAAGGGCCTGATCCCCTCGGCATCCCTGGGGAAGTTCGCGAGCGGGGCCAACGACGTCTGCACGGTGGGCGGCACCGTCTACTGTCTGCGCAACGACCTCTCCCAGGCAGTGCTCTGGTACAACGCTCCGCTGCTGAAGAAGTTCGGCTACTCGGTGCCGACGACGTGGGAGGAGTACCAAAAGCTCGGCGAGAAGATGGCCAAGGAGCACCCGGGCTACCTCGTGGGTGACGCCGGCGACTCCTTCACGCCCGAGATCTACCTGTGGGCGAGCAAGTGCGGCGCCAACCACATCACCGGCCCGAAGGCTGTGTCGGTGAACACCTCCAGCGAGGCCTGCACCAAGATGGCCAAGCTCATGGACGTGCTGATCGAGAACAAGTCCATGTCCATCAGCGGGGTCTTCAGCACCGACTTCGGCAAGAACAAGGCCGACAAGGTCCTGCTCATGCCGGGTCCGGCCTGGTATGGCGGCGCGCTGTTCGAGGGCACCTTCAAGACGCCGGCCAAGCACATCGCGGCCGCACCCATCCCCCAGTGGCAGGGGGAGACCTCGCCGTCCACCGGCAACGTCGGCGGCGGCACCTGGCTGCTGTCCAAGCACTCCGCGCACATCAAGGTCGCCACCGACTTCCTGAAGTGGGTCACCACCGACAACGCCTACCAGGGCAAGAAGGCGCCGGGCTTCCCCGCGTACACTCCGGCGGCCGAGACGTGGCTGAAGGGACAGGACGCCTCCGGCTACTTCGCGAGCGACCTGAGCGCCCTCAAGGCCGCCTCCTCCCAGGTCTGGAACGGCTGGGGCTCGGGCCAGTTCAGCCAGGAGGCGATCTGGGCCGCCACCGTCAAGCCCGGTCTGACCCAGGGCAAGAGCGTCGTCTCAATGCTGCCGGCCTGGCAGGACTCCATCGTCAAGTACGCCAAGTCCAACGGATACAAGGTCTCCCAGTGA
- a CDS encoding sugar ABC transporter permease — protein MTLTHSRAGSATRRRRGGARQSRAGMAFVAAYVVLLIAFGVLPTAYAIYFAFTDAGGRVTGFTNFVTTAQDFRFLDAVGHVATYLAFWLLSLVVFVVALALLLHRLASGSASKALRFLYYIPGALAGAASVLVWLFMLDPTVSPVSSLLGALGFHTFGEVIAPGNLPLLFTIIAFWTGAGGWIVVMYGALNNIPTDVMEAARVDGAGAWQTAWHVQIPMLRKWIVYMVILAFAGGAQLFVEPQLLSLASVGVAGRDYSLNQLTYDFAFQMNNINGAAAVSVELLVVSVSAAAVFVARSGFFDAD, from the coding sequence GTGACCCTCACCCACTCCCGGGCCGGTTCTGCCACCCGGCGCCGTCGCGGGGGCGCCCGGCAGAGCCGGGCCGGTATGGCCTTCGTCGCCGCCTACGTGGTCCTGCTGATCGCCTTCGGCGTCCTTCCGACCGCTTACGCGATCTACTTCGCCTTCACCGACGCCGGGGGCAGGGTCACCGGCTTCACCAACTTCGTGACCACGGCGCAGGACTTCCGCTTCCTGGACGCCGTGGGCCATGTCGCCACCTACCTCGCCTTCTGGCTCCTGTCCCTGGTGGTGTTCGTGGTGGCCCTGGCGCTGCTGCTGCACCGCCTGGCCTCGGGTTCCGCCAGCAAGGCGCTGCGTTTCCTCTACTACATCCCGGGAGCGCTCGCCGGCGCCGCGAGTGTGCTGGTGTGGCTGTTCATGCTCGACCCGACGGTGAGCCCGGTCAGTTCGCTCTTGGGCGCGCTGGGATTCCACACCTTCGGCGAGGTGATCGCGCCCGGCAACCTGCCCCTGCTGTTCACCATCATCGCGTTCTGGACCGGCGCGGGCGGCTGGATCGTCGTCATGTACGGCGCGCTCAACAACATCCCCACGGACGTGATGGAAGCCGCGCGCGTCGATGGCGCGGGCGCCTGGCAGACCGCCTGGCACGTGCAGATCCCGATGCTCCGCAAGTGGATCGTGTACATGGTGATCCTGGCGTTCGCGGGCGGCGCCCAGCTCTTCGTCGAGCCGCAGTTGCTGTCCCTCGCCAGCGTGGGCGTGGCCGGACGCGACTACTCGCTGAACCAGCTGACGTACGACTTCGCCTTCCAGATGAACAACATCAACGGCGCCGCCGCGGTCTCGGTGGAGCTCCTGGTCGTCAGTGTGTCGGCCGCGGCCGTCTTCGTCGCACGGTCGGGGTTCTTCGATGCCGACTAG
- a CDS encoding carbohydrate ABC transporter permease: MSRSHHQPPHRRPVRRLASRLLTGSVLAGFLAFFVLPVLWLVLAATKTDQQLVHDNPLSFGSFPALKANWDALTAFQDNAVMQWLGNSALYAVISLVITLGVAIPAGYALAMTEFRGRHTLLVATLVVMLMPNATLVVPLFLEINAVHLIGTMWSIILPYSFYPFGVYLTYIYFTTAVPKDLLAAARMDGCSEFRVFWHIALPLATPVIALVGFFSFVANWTNYFLPYVMLPESSQMPIQVGVGSLLSNVPSFNPAVGNLAIERPQLALATLVAITPVLIVFLFAQRFLVSGMLAGATKE, translated from the coding sequence ATGAGCCGATCTCACCACCAGCCGCCGCACCGCCGGCCCGTACGGCGCCTGGCCTCCCGGCTGCTGACCGGATCCGTACTGGCCGGGTTCCTCGCCTTCTTCGTGCTGCCGGTGCTGTGGCTCGTCCTCGCGGCGACCAAGACCGACCAGCAACTGGTCCACGACAATCCGCTGTCCTTCGGCTCCTTCCCTGCGCTGAAGGCCAACTGGGACGCGCTCACGGCGTTCCAGGACAACGCCGTCATGCAGTGGCTGGGCAACTCCGCGCTCTACGCGGTGATCTCACTGGTCATCACTCTCGGCGTCGCCATTCCCGCGGGATATGCCCTGGCCATGACCGAGTTCCGCGGCCGGCACACCCTGCTGGTCGCGACGCTGGTCGTGATGCTCATGCCGAACGCCACCCTGGTGGTGCCGTTGTTCCTGGAGATCAACGCGGTGCACCTGATCGGCACGATGTGGTCGATCATCCTGCCGTACTCGTTCTACCCGTTCGGCGTGTACCTGACGTACATCTACTTCACCACCGCCGTACCGAAGGACCTGCTGGCGGCGGCACGGATGGACGGTTGCTCGGAGTTCCGCGTCTTCTGGCACATCGCGCTGCCGCTGGCGACCCCGGTCATCGCGCTCGTGGGCTTCTTCAGCTTCGTCGCCAACTGGACCAACTACTTCCTGCCGTACGTCATGCTCCCCGAGAGCAGCCAGATGCCCATCCAGGTGGGCGTCGGATCCCTGCTCAGCAACGTGCCGTCCTTCAATCCGGCCGTCGGCAACCTCGCGATCGAACGGCCGCAGCTGGCTCTGGCGACGCTCGTGGCCATCACGCCCGTGCTGATCGTCTTCCTCTTCGCCCAGCGCTTCCTGGTCAGCGGGATGCTCGCCGGCGCCACCAAGGAATAG
- a CDS encoding L-rhamnose mutarotase: MKRIAQTIGLRPERRTAYLELHSAVWPGVEAALHRAQIRNYSIFLHGDVLFAYFEYHGDDFEADMAALEADPETQDWWKLTDPCQEPLPDRGDSRQWTELPEIWHLSPSLDDQ, encoded by the coding sequence ATGAAGCGCATCGCCCAGACCATCGGGCTGCGGCCCGAACGCCGCACGGCGTATCTCGAACTCCACTCCGCCGTCTGGCCCGGAGTCGAAGCCGCCCTGCACCGGGCACAGATCCGCAACTACAGCATCTTCCTCCACGGTGACGTCCTGTTCGCCTACTTCGAGTACCACGGCGACGACTTCGAGGCCGACATGGCGGCACTCGAAGCCGACCCCGAAACCCAGGACTGGTGGAAACTCACCGATCCCTGCCAGGAGCCCTTGCCCGACCGGGGCGATTCACGCCAGTGGACGGAACTCCCCGAGATCTGGCACCTGAGCCCGTCATTGGACGACCAGTGA
- a CDS encoding amidohydrolase family protein, whose amino-acid sequence MTPTATPLIDAHHHLWDLDERPQPWLDDPALATIRRTFTPDDLRTTATQLIAGRRLHSTVAVQCVPDVPETEDLLALAEREPLIGAVVGWADLTSPGIGDLLDGLRAGPGGTYLRSLRHLVQGETDPEWLQRPDVERGLAAARDRELCYDVLVRSHQLDQAIRLAERFPDLPQVLDHAGKPSIADGELADWERQLRLLAAHPHVVCKVSGLITEANHEKWTVDDIRPVWDVLLSAFGPGRLMFGSDWPVANLAGGWNRWAATVDELLDGFSDTEIHAVLAGTATAFYRLPSVSEEADVATRFS is encoded by the coding sequence GTGACCCCCACCGCCACCCCGCTCATCGACGCCCACCACCACCTGTGGGACCTCGACGAGCGTCCGCAACCCTGGCTCGACGACCCCGCCCTGGCAACGATCCGCCGCACCTTCACCCCCGACGACCTGCGCACCACCGCCACTCAACTCATCGCGGGCCGCCGTCTGCACAGCACGGTGGCCGTGCAGTGCGTGCCGGACGTGCCCGAGACGGAGGACCTGCTCGCGCTCGCGGAGCGGGAGCCGCTGATCGGGGCCGTGGTCGGCTGGGCGGATCTGACGTCCCCCGGGATCGGCGACCTGCTCGACGGGTTGCGCGCCGGGCCGGGCGGTACATACCTGCGGTCCCTGCGTCATCTCGTGCAGGGCGAGACGGATCCGGAATGGCTGCAACGCCCCGATGTCGAGCGCGGGTTGGCGGCGGCCCGGGACCGCGAGCTCTGCTACGACGTGCTCGTCCGCAGCCATCAGCTCGACCAGGCGATCCGGCTGGCCGAGCGGTTCCCGGACCTGCCCCAGGTGCTCGACCACGCCGGCAAGCCGTCGATCGCCGACGGTGAACTGGCCGACTGGGAACGCCAGTTGCGCCTGTTGGCCGCACACCCGCACGTGGTCTGCAAGGTGTCGGGGCTGATCACCGAGGCGAACCATGAGAAGTGGACCGTCGACGACATCCGCCCGGTGTGGGACGTCCTGCTCTCCGCCTTCGGCCCCGGCCGCTTGATGTTCGGCTCCGACTGGCCGGTCGCGAACCTCGCGGGCGGCTGGAACCGCTGGGCCGCCACCGTGGACGAACTGCTCGACGGCTTTTCCGACACCGAGATCCACGCGGTGCTCGCCGGCACCGCGACCGCCTTCTACCGTCTCCCCTCCGTTTCAGAAGAAGCCGACGTCGCCACGCGCTTCTCCTGA
- a CDS encoding FadR/GntR family transcriptional regulator yields MSLTDKAIEEIRELIRSGALPPGSKLPPEPDLAAQLGLSRNLAREAVKALAVARVLEVRRGDGTYVTSLQPSLLLEGLGGAVELLQGDSVALQDLMEVRRLLEPIATALAATRISDAQLAEVKRHLDAMREARDDVGQLNAHDAAFHRAVVSATGNETLLTLLEGISGRTLRARIWRGLVDDKAAGRTLTEHEAIFNALSTRDSALSQAAALLHVSNTEQWLREHLRSGEPLPFGTTARK; encoded by the coding sequence GTGTCTCTGACGGACAAGGCCATTGAGGAGATCCGTGAGCTGATCCGGTCCGGTGCCCTGCCTCCGGGCTCGAAGCTTCCGCCGGAGCCGGACCTGGCCGCCCAGCTGGGACTGTCCCGCAACCTCGCCCGCGAAGCGGTCAAGGCGCTGGCCGTCGCGCGGGTCCTGGAGGTCCGGCGGGGCGACGGCACGTATGTGACCAGCCTCCAGCCGAGCCTGCTGCTGGAGGGGCTCGGCGGCGCGGTGGAACTGCTGCAGGGCGACTCGGTCGCCCTGCAGGACCTCATGGAGGTACGGCGGCTGCTCGAACCGATCGCCACGGCGCTTGCCGCCACCCGGATCTCCGACGCCCAACTGGCCGAGGTGAAGCGGCACCTGGACGCCATGCGCGAGGCCCGCGACGACGTCGGACAGCTCAACGCCCACGACGCCGCCTTCCACCGCGCCGTCGTCTCGGCCACGGGTAACGAGACTCTCCTCACCCTCCTGGAAGGGATCTCCGGCCGCACCCTGCGTGCCCGCATCTGGCGCGGTCTGGTCGACGACAAGGCCGCCGGCCGCACTCTCACCGAGCACGAGGCGATCTTCAACGCGCTGTCCACCCGTGACTCCGCCCTCAGCCAGGCCGCCGCACTGCTGCACGTGAGCAACACCGAGCAGTGGCTGAGGGAACACCTGCGTTCCGGCGAACCCCTCCCCTTCGGAACGACAGCGCGGAAGTGA
- a CDS encoding aldo/keto reductase, which yields MHHRKIQNTSVSVTELGFGASVIGNLYRVTPAGEAAAAVDVAWEAGIRYFDTAPHYGLGLSERRLGAALRGRPRDEYVISSKVGRLLVPNEEPRGVDTEGFVVRDDLRRQWDFSRDGVLRSIEDTLERTGLDRLDIVYLHDPDAHWRQAAEEAMPTLAELRDQGVIGAIGVGMNQSAMLARFLRETAADVVMLAGRYTLLDQSALDDVLPAAQEHGKSVVAVGVFNSGLLSSDRPAEGMKYDYQDAPPALVARARTIAEVCAGHWTTLPAAAIAFPYTHPSIINVTLGMRTAEQVGRNVELHDRQVPDSLWGDLRAQGLIRSDVLTGHGGGRDERCL from the coding sequence TTGCACCACCGGAAGATCCAGAACACATCCGTCTCCGTCACCGAGCTCGGCTTCGGGGCGTCCGTGATCGGCAACCTCTACCGGGTCACCCCGGCCGGTGAGGCGGCAGCCGCCGTCGACGTGGCGTGGGAGGCCGGAATCCGCTACTTCGACACCGCCCCGCATTACGGCCTCGGCCTTTCCGAGCGTCGTCTGGGCGCCGCCCTGCGGGGTCGCCCGCGTGACGAGTACGTCATCTCCTCCAAGGTGGGCAGGCTGCTGGTGCCCAACGAGGAACCGCGCGGCGTGGACACCGAGGGCTTCGTCGTGCGGGACGACCTGCGCCGGCAGTGGGACTTCAGCCGGGACGGTGTGCTCCGCTCCATCGAGGACACGCTGGAGCGCACCGGTCTGGACCGCCTCGACATCGTCTACCTGCACGATCCGGACGCCCACTGGCGACAGGCGGCCGAGGAGGCCATGCCCACGCTCGCGGAACTGCGCGACCAGGGTGTGATCGGCGCGATCGGCGTCGGCATGAACCAGTCGGCGATGCTCGCCCGCTTCCTGCGCGAGACCGCCGCCGACGTGGTCATGCTCGCCGGCCGCTACACCCTCCTGGACCAGTCCGCACTGGACGACGTCCTGCCCGCCGCACAGGAACACGGCAAGAGCGTCGTCGCGGTCGGCGTCTTCAACTCGGGCCTGCTCTCCAGCGACCGGCCCGCCGAGGGCATGAAATACGACTACCAGGACGCCCCGCCGGCCCTCGTCGCCCGCGCTCGGACGATCGCCGAGGTCTGCGCAGGCCACTGGACCACTCTGCCCGCCGCCGCGATCGCCTTCCCGTACACGCATCCCAGTATCATCAACGTCACCCTCGGCATGCGGACTGCGGAACAGGTCGGACGAAACGTGGAACTCCATGATCGGCAAGTCCCGGATAGCCTCTGGGGCGATCTCCGCGCTCAGGGGCTGATCAGGTCGGACGTGCTCACGGGGCACGGTGGGGGGAGGGATGAGCGGTGTCTCTGA
- a CDS encoding sugar kinase, translating to MIDVVALGEVMLRFDPGEGRIRTARSFQVWEGGGEYNVVRGLRRCFGLRTAVVTALADNAVGRLVEDLILQGGVDTSLIRWVPDDGIGRTARNGLNFVERGYGIRGALGVSDRAHTAVSQLRKGEVDWDAVFSGGVRWFHTGGIFAGLSATTVDVADEAMAAARSHGVTVSYDPNYRPSLWPGRGGAERAREVDLRLARQADVVVGALGLAGTYPGQARVGADEVADALVEVAGLLPEVKVLATTLREVPSAGINDWSSAAWSAETGFVTGPRMPALHVLDRIGSGDGFAAGLMYGLLGDTGLERALAYGTAHGALTMTTPGDVSMASLAEVEALIAGGSAHVSR from the coding sequence GTGATCGACGTGGTGGCCCTCGGCGAGGTGATGCTGCGCTTCGACCCGGGCGAGGGACGGATCCGCACCGCCCGCTCCTTCCAGGTGTGGGAGGGCGGCGGCGAGTACAACGTCGTCCGGGGACTGCGCCGCTGTTTCGGGCTGCGGACAGCCGTCGTGACCGCGCTCGCCGACAACGCCGTGGGCCGGCTCGTCGAGGACCTGATCCTCCAGGGCGGCGTCGACACCTCGCTGATCCGCTGGGTACCCGACGACGGCATCGGCCGCACCGCCCGCAACGGGCTGAACTTCGTCGAACGCGGCTACGGCATCCGCGGCGCGCTGGGCGTGAGCGACCGCGCGCACACCGCCGTGTCCCAGCTCCGCAAAGGGGAGGTCGACTGGGACGCCGTGTTCTCCGGCGGGGTGCGCTGGTTCCACACCGGCGGCATCTTCGCGGGCCTGTCCGCCACCACGGTGGACGTCGCGGACGAGGCCATGGCCGCGGCCCGCAGCCACGGCGTCACCGTCTCCTACGATCCCAACTACCGTCCCAGCCTCTGGCCGGGCCGGGGCGGCGCCGAGCGTGCCCGCGAGGTCGATCTGCGGCTCGCCCGGCAGGCCGACGTCGTGGTGGGCGCCCTGGGCCTGGCCGGGACGTACCCGGGACAGGCACGCGTCGGGGCCGACGAGGTGGCGGACGCGCTCGTCGAGGTGGCCGGCCTGCTCCCCGAGGTGAAAGTACTGGCGACGACCCTGCGCGAGGTGCCCTCGGCCGGGATCAACGACTGGTCCTCGGCCGCCTGGTCCGCCGAAACGGGCTTCGTCACCGGCCCGCGGATGCCCGCCCTGCATGTCCTGGACCGCATCGGCTCCGGCGACGGCTTCGCCGCCGGCCTGATGTACGGGCTGCTCGGCGACACAGGCCTGGAGCGCGCCCTGGCCTACGGCACCGCCCACGGCGCGCTCACCATGACCACGCCCGGGGACGTCTCCATGGCCTCGCTCGCCGAGGTCGAGGCGCTCATCGCGGGCGGGTCGGCCCACGTCAGTCGCTGA